TTTGCCAAGGCAGTGATCAACTGGGGCAGCAATGTCAGCCTTGAATCCGGCTTAATCATGGAAAGGCTGGCTCAAACAATACTGTTTGGAACAGAGGATCATTTGGAAGGGTTGACTGCTTTTTTGGAAAAGAGACGCCCGGTTTATAAAGGAAGGTAAAAACAGGTGGCAATTCCTTAAAGCGGGGGAATGAGCGATGAGAAGAGTGGCCATTGTCGGCGCCGGGCAGACGCCTTACGGCGAATTCCCCACCCTGGGGGTGAAGGAACTTTTTGCCTGGGCCTTTAAAGACATGCTACATAGTGTGGACAAGGGAATAGATCCCAGAGAAATTCAACTGGCCTATATCGGGTCCCTGAGCGCAGGGAGCGGGTTTCAACTGGGACAACTTGCCGCTCTTTTGATGGGGCATGTGGGGTTGCCTCACGTTCCGGCCATCAGGGTGGAAAATGCCTGTGCGTCCGGTGGTTTTGCCCTGTACAGCGCCATTTGCGCGGTGGCTTCCGGCAAGTGTGATATCGCACTGGCCGGAGGGATAGAAAAGATGCGGGATGTTTCCTCCACCAAGACGAAATACTGGTTGGGTATTTCCGGAGACACCGAATTTGAAAGGATGGCCGGGTTGACCTTTGCCGGCATCTATGCCCTGGTGGCCAGCAGGTACATGCACGAATTTGGCTTAACCCGGGAGCAGCTGGCCAAGGTGGCCGTGAAAAACCACAGACACGGGGCCATGAACCCCAAGGCGCAGTTCCGGCGGGAAATTACCCTGGAAATGGCCATGGCAGGGGCACCGGTGGCCTATCCCCTGAATATCTGGGATTGTTGTCCCACCACTGACGGGGCTGCGGTGGTCCTGCTGTGCAGCGAGGAGCGGGCAAGGGAATTCACCGATCACCCCGTTTATATTATTGGCTATGGTGCCGGTACCGACTACCTGGCCGTGCAGGACAGGGATTGCATCACCAGTTTCAAGGCCGCCCGCATGGCCGCCCAGGAGGCATACAAGCAGGCCGGAGTAAAACCGGAGGACATTGACTTTGCGGAAGTGCACGACTGCTTCACCATCGCGGAAGTGGTGGCCTACTATGACCTGGGATTCTGCGAAAAGGGAGAAGCCGGCCGTCTCCTTGATGAAGAGGCTACCTCCCTGGGCGGACGTATCCCCGTCAATGTGAGCGGCGGGTTGAAGAGTAAAGGCCACCCCATTGGGGCTACCGGTTGCGGGCAGGCCTATGAAGTATTTAACCAGTTGCGCGGGCAGGCTAAAAACCCGGAGCGGCAGATAAAGAACGCCGAAATTGGCCTTTCCCACAACGTGGGCGGGTCTGGTGGTACGGCGACGGTATTCATTTACAGGCGGGAGGGGTAGCAAGATGGCAGTGGGGATAGTCGGTTATGGCGCATACCTGCCCCGGTTAAGAATAACCAAAAAGGAATACCAGCAGGCCTGGGGTAACTGTGCCGCCGGCATTAAAGAAAAAACCGTCATGGATTTTGACGAAGATGCGTTAACCATGGGCGTTGAGGCGGCCAAAGAGGCCCTGAAATGCGGCATAAACCCCGAAGAGATTGAAATACTATGCTGGGCTTCCACTAATCCTCCCTACCAGGAAAAGATGGTATCGGGAGCCGCTGCGGTTATGCTCGGCCTGAGGGAGGATGTAATAGCTACCGAACACGGCCAGTCCATCAGGGCGGGCAGTGAGGCTTTATTGACGGCCTGGGCTTTTCTCAGTGCCGGCAGCGGCCGGAACGCCCTGGTGATTGCCGCCGATGCGCCGCGGGCTTGCCCCCGGGAAAGCATTGAACATGGTCTTGGTGCCGGTGGTGTAGCCTATATTTTGGGTACGGAAAATCTCATTGCTGAGATAGACGGCTTCAATTCTTTCGTCAGTGAAATGCTGGGGGAGCGCTTCCGCCCTGCAGGCGACAACAACCTCAGAGATA
This window of the Desulfofundulus salinus genome carries:
- a CDS encoding thiolase domain-containing protein, encoding MRRVAIVGAGQTPYGEFPTLGVKELFAWAFKDMLHSVDKGIDPREIQLAYIGSLSAGSGFQLGQLAALLMGHVGLPHVPAIRVENACASGGFALYSAICAVASGKCDIALAGGIEKMRDVSSTKTKYWLGISGDTEFERMAGLTFAGIYALVASRYMHEFGLTREQLAKVAVKNHRHGAMNPKAQFRREITLEMAMAGAPVAYPLNIWDCCPTTDGAAVVLLCSEERAREFTDHPVYIIGYGAGTDYLAVQDRDCITSFKAARMAAQEAYKQAGVKPEDIDFAEVHDCFTIAEVVAYYDLGFCEKGEAGRLLDEEATSLGGRIPVNVSGGLKSKGHPIGATGCGQAYEVFNQLRGQAKNPERQIKNAEIGLSHNVGGSGGTATVFIYRREG
- a CDS encoding hydroxymethylglutaryl-CoA synthase; translated protein: MAVGIVGYGAYLPRLRITKKEYQQAWGNCAAGIKEKTVMDFDEDALTMGVEAAKEALKCGINPEEIEILCWASTNPPYQEKMVSGAAAVMLGLREDVIATEHGQSIRAGSEALLTAWAFLSAGSGRNALVIAADAPRACPRESIEHGLGAGGVAYILGTENLIAEIDGFNSFVSEMLGERFRPAGDNNLRDIGVRAFTFASYNQLVTRAVQSLMEKLGRKPSDYTYLVIQEIDGRSAKSVAKKLGFDEEQLAPGLLYEQTGDTGASSALLSLAAVLNQSKPGEKILLAAYGSGAGSMAVSLTVTGMSLKEGRNTVRKQLDANKTYLGYTQYLQVKRYI